In Tachysurus vachellii isolate PV-2020 chromosome 12, HZAU_Pvac_v1, whole genome shotgun sequence, the following are encoded in one genomic region:
- the tsc1a gene encoding TSC complex subunit 1a isoform X3 has product MNECMAKPSSRLPTLNLLGHVVRKQPSWIHKITRFPLLASLLKCLKTESDVVVLITGVLVLVILLPMIQQTSKQLLFEFFDIFGRLAAWNQRNPGHAQGAYAVHLHASVYSFFHRLYGMYPCNFVSYLRAHYSMKENVDTFEEVVKPMLEHVRIHPELVTGTKDYEVDPIRWKRFETHDIVIECAKVSLDPKEASCEEGYSSLPEHVPRRPIDSSRSCSDLSTQGSSSFNSMAIVRQSLSLSLPHLTVTQHPGLQTPSLQGLEAESSGMKEAMWSPSSVCGMSTPPSSRGMSPTTVSDLSHSASNVLGRVPNTPVDGKWTPSASTPSGSSPLLLLSGELEHTAQPTSITLPLPKTNQEIKKGNHATINGTGTGDGISPFSLTELSDFVKRTEREKEEDAITAELLTLTQGKLDSLRTSATDASFSSTTEAPLDLNPSIYTLPRNLASTPDTIKAAEQQHMWPCFTPIENSLSPAEDASLELFKGSFPYEHLFDLALPKLASLYMEKKIAEAQLKAGREEVEVGDLSATSPLEVLDRLIEQGHELHEKVLKRYPSSSNPAAEPHLGGKHHSTKGKGSGAPDELTLLRSQLLLLHNHLLYERHKREQHALRNRRLLRRVINATALEEQNNSMKAQLRLQEVEIQTLRVSLQEEQKRSKHLQQEGEAQVQQLHSQLQKVQRERNNFCTKTQELQSDLQESKKKMGELEAELQRANNKVCNTGHLLSQLSMKLNNSESLEQQMAFLNKQLLLLGEANKVSVQEVQRLGPDSCKEQKMLQMCSMRETERLRQSSIQQSQRLEAAQQRITDLETQLTKKEHLILEQKKLLENVKNQAKGQLQASENRYLAQKHVTQALQSEMLQLYSQLELASLSNSTPAGGAAEPDSPLNQRPNGSNASTSAQTSESGKREETSNMCVNGELSPLSPGSPLSSALFNGSQEEDISALSCNSPLAESFLGMHNQGLLKKTKSPYDEEHSHRLHDQRSELAEKRSELAVSPSLAEEEAVHPPVDLHRARTYNIQRRRQQDLHIMDYNEMHQEKT; this is encoded by the exons ATGAACGAGTGCATGGCCAAGCCGAGCAGCAGGCTCCCAACCCTCAACCTCCTCGGTCATGTTGTACGCAAGCAGCCGTCATGGATTCACAAGATCACTCGCTTCCCTCTGCTTGCTTCACTACTTAAATGCCTCAAG ACTGAGTCAGATGTTGTGGTTCTTATAACTGGAGTGTTGGTGTTAGTCATCCTGTTACCCATGATACAACAGACCAGCAAACAGCTCCTGTTTGAGTTTTTCGACATCTTCGGACGACTTGCAGCTTGGAATCAGAGAAACCCAG GCCATGCTCAGGGAGCGTATGCAGTTCATCTGCACGCCAGCGTGTACTCGTTCTTTCACCGCCTCTACGGCATGTACCCCTGCAACTTTGTGTCCTACCTGCGTGCCCACTACAGCATGAAAGAGAACGTGGACACTTTTGAGGAAGTAgttaag CCGATGCTTGAACATGTGCGGATACATCCAGAGCTCGTTACTGGAACCAAAGACTATGAAGTCGACCCGATTAG GTGGAAGAGATTTGAGACCCATGACATTGTGATCGAATGTGCCAAAGTGTCCCTGGATCCTAAGGAAGCGTCTTGTGAGGAGGGCTACTCATCTCTTCCTGAACATGTGCCACGGCGCCCCATCGACAGCAGCAGGTCCTGCTCGGATCTCAGCACACAAG GAAGTTCATCTTTCAACTCTATGGCTATAGTTCGCCAGTCCCTTTCCCTTTCATTACCCCATCTGACAGTCACTCAGCACCCAGGCCTGCAGACCCCCAGTCTACAG GGTCTTGAGGCAGAGTCCTCAGGGATGAAGGAGGCCATGTGGAGCCCTTCCTCTGTGTGTGGGATGAGTACCCCTCCCAGCTCTAGAGGAATGTCTCCCACCACCGTCTCTGATCTGTCACACAGTGCCTCTAACGTCTTAGGGCGTGTCCCGAACACACCAG TGGATGGGAAGTGGACTCCGTCAGCCTCCACACCCTCAGGGTCCTCCCCTCTCCTATTGCTCTCCGGGGAACTCGAGCACACTGCCCAACCCACCAGCATTACTCTCCCTCTTCCTAAG ACAAATCAGGAGATTAAAAAAGGCAACCACGCAACTATCAATGGCACAG GTACGGGTGATGGGATCAGTCCTTTTTCTTTGACTGAGCTCTCTGACTTTGTAAAGaggacggagagagagaaagaggaag ATGCCATCACAGCGGAGTTGCTGACACTAACCCAGGGCAAACTGGATTCGCTCCGCACATCAGCCACGGACGCATCCTTTTCCAGCACCACTGAGGCACCCCTCGACTTAAACCCCAGCATTTATACCCTGCCTCGTAATCTGGCCTCCACCCCAGACACCATAAAAGCAGCAGAGCAGCAGCACATGTGGCCCTGTTTCACACCCATAGAGAACTCCTTGAGCCCAGCTGAAGACGCCTCCTTGGAGTTGTTTAAGGGCTCGTTTCCCTATGAGCATCTCTTCGACCTGGCCTTGCCAAAGCTGGCCTCTCTGTACATGGAGAAGAAGATCGCAGAGGCTCAGCTGAAGGCTGGCagagaggaggtggaggtgggggaTCTGTCCGCTACGTCTCCTCTAGAGGTGCTGGATCGTCTTATTGAGCAAGGCCATGAGCTTCatgaaaaagtgttaaaaag ataTCCTTCTTCGTCAAACCCCGCGGCCGAGCCACACCTTGGAGGTAAACATCATAGCACTAAAGGAAAAG GCTCAGGAGCCCCTGATGAGCTGACGCTTTTGCGCAGTCAGTTGCTGCTCCTGCACAACCATCTGCTGTATGAGCGGCACAAAAGAGAGCAGCACGCACTGCGCAACCGCCGCCTGCTCCGCCGTGTCATCAACGCCACTGCATTGGAGGAGCAGAACAACTCCATG AAGGCCCAGCTGAGGCTGCAGGAAGTGGAGATCCAGACTCTGCGGGTGAGTCTGCAGGAAGAGCAAAAACGCTCCAAGCATCTGCAGCAGGAAGGAGAGGCGCAGGTGCAGCAGCTCCACAGCCAGCTCCAGAAGGTCCAGCGTGAGAGGAACAACTTCTGTACCAAAACTCAGGAGCTACAG AGTGACCTGCAGGAAAGTAAGAAGAAAATGGGTGAGCTGGAGGCAGAGCTGCAGAGAGCCAATAACAAAGTGTGCAATACAGGACACCTGCTCAGCCAGCTGTCTATGAAG CTCAACAACAGTGAAAGCCTGGAGCAACAGATGGCCTTTTTGAACAAACAGTTGTTACTGCTGGGTGAAGCCAATAAAGTGTCCGTGCAGGAAGTCCAGCGCCTGGGACCAGACTCGTGTAAA GAGCAGAAGATGCTGCAGATGTGCTCCATGCGTGAGACCGAGCGGTTAAGACAGAGCTCCATTCAGCAGAGCCAGAGGTTGGAGGCAGCCCAGCAGCGCATCACTGACCTGGAGACCCAGCTCACCAAGAAGGAGCACCTCATCCTGGAGCAGAAGAAACTCCTGGAGAATGTCAAAAATCAGGCCAA AGGGCAGCTGCAAGCTTCTGAGAACAGGTATCTTGCTCAAAAGCATGTGACTCAGGCGCTACAATCAGAGATGCTCCAGCTGTACAGTCAGCTCGAGCTTGCCAGCCTCTCAAACAGCACACCAGCAGGAGGAGCAGCAGAACCAGACAGCCCTCTAAACCAGAG gCCGAACGGCAGCAACGCCTCCACTTCAGCTCAGACCTCAGAGTCAGGGAAAAGAGAGGAAACTTCTAACATGTGTGTGAACGGCGAGCTGTCGCCACTCTCTCCCGGATCCCCGCTATCCTCTGCACTGTTCAACGGTAGTCAGGAAGAAGACATTTCAGCCCTGTCCTGCAACTCTCCTTTGGCCGAAAGCTTCCTGGGAATGCACAACCAAGGGCTGCTGAAGAAGACGAAGAGTCCGTACGATGAAGAGCACAGCCACAGGCTTCATGACCAGAGATCGGAGCTTGCTGAGAAACGCTCAGAGCTCGCAGTGTCCCCGAGCCTGGCGGAGGAAGAAGCCGTCCACCCGCCTGTGGATCTGCACAGAGCTCGCACTTACAACATCCAGAGGCGCAGACAGCAGGACCTGCACATCATGGATTACAACGAGATGCACCAGGAGAAGACATAA
- the spaca9 gene encoding sperm acrosome-associated protein 9, which yields MSVKMNDVRKVLLMVEEKFQRFKQQQFTFIAALERSREHAHHRTQPVSTVNEVKWYMTQHCSNSIDMQIFSLFLDIMDNLKDLFYMLESLASARNYARDVLNSYRNVFSPEYNFSQFRTHYQYAGVNRLSCDEAQNYYGGVISVIPVILDLHKEAIMELSQASNKMVPEMENTTPGQQRASNNAQVRSVKKTYASRRSSKSSQKAADGWKPADGWKPAWKPPGPGRT from the exons ATGAGTGTCAAAATGAATGACGTGAGAAAGGTGTTGTTGATGGTTGAAGAGAAGTTTCAGCGCTTTAAGCAGCAGCAGTTCACCTTCATCGCGGCGCTCGAGCGCTCCCGAGAGCACGCGCACCACCGGACACAACCGGTGTCTACTGTCAATGAG GTGAAATGGTACATGACACAGCACTGCAGCAATTCCATAGACATGCAGATCTTCTCGCTCTTCCTGGACATCATGGACAATCTCAAGGATCTGTTTTATATGCTTGAGTCTTTAGCGTCTGCTCGGAACTACGCCAGAGATGTTCTAAACAGTTACAGGAATGTTTTCAGTCCTGAATATAACTTCAGCCAGTTCCGGACACA TTACCAATATGCTGGGGTTAATCGTCTGAGTTGTGACGAAGCTCAAAACTACTACGGTGGCGTCATCAGCGTGATTCCTGTGATTCTGGATCTGCATAAAGAAGCCATCATGGAACTGTCACAAGCCAGCAACAAAATGGTTCCTGAGATGGAGAATACCACACCTGGGCAGCAAAGGGCTTCTAATAACGCACAGGTCAGGTCTGTGAAAAAAACATACGCATCCAGACGATCCTCCAAGTCTTCACAGAAAGCTGCAGATGGATGGAAACCTGCAGATGGATGGAAACCTGCATGGAAGCCGCCAGGTCCCGGGAGAACGTGA
- the tsc1a gene encoding TSC complex subunit 1a isoform X1 translates to MAKDQPNVFDLLLLLESTDLHELEQVRSVLQENLSADKGSVLLNGLVDYYLDTSSPQAVDLLSSVREPHDKHLLDKMNECMAKPSSRLPTLNLLGHVVRKQPSWIHKITRFPLLASLLKCLKTESDVVVLITGVLVLVILLPMIQQTSKQLLFEFFDIFGRLAAWNQRNPGHAQGAYAVHLHASVYSFFHRLYGMYPCNFVSYLRAHYSMKENVDTFEEVVKPMLEHVRIHPELVTGTKDYEVDPIRWKRFETHDIVIECAKVSLDPKEASCEEGYSSLPEHVPRRPIDSSRSCSDLSTQGSSSFNSMAIVRQSLSLSLPHLTVTQHPGLQTPSLQGLEAESSGMKEAMWSPSSVCGMSTPPSSRGMSPTTVSDLSHSASNVLGRVPNTPVDGKWTPSASTPSGSSPLLLLSGELEHTAQPTSITLPLPKTNQEIKKGNHATINGTGTGDGISPFSLTELSDFVKRTEREKEEDAITAELLTLTQGKLDSLRTSATDASFSSTTEAPLDLNPSIYTLPRNLASTPDTIKAAEQQHMWPCFTPIENSLSPAEDASLELFKGSFPYEHLFDLALPKLASLYMEKKIAEAQLKAGREEVEVGDLSATSPLEVLDRLIEQGHELHEKVLKRYPSSSNPAAEPHLGGKHHSTKGKGSGAPDELTLLRSQLLLLHNHLLYERHKREQHALRNRRLLRRVINATALEEQNNSMKAQLRLQEVEIQTLRVSLQEEQKRSKHLQQEGEAQVQQLHSQLQKVQRERNNFCTKTQELQSDLQESKKKMGELEAELQRANNKVCNTGHLLSQLSMKLNNSESLEQQMAFLNKQLLLLGEANKVSVQEVQRLGPDSCKEQKMLQMCSMRETERLRQSSIQQSQRLEAAQQRITDLETQLTKKEHLILEQKKLLENVKNQAKGQLQASENRYLAQKHVTQALQSEMLQLYSQLELASLSNSTPAGGAAEPDSPLNQRPNGSNASTSAQTSESGKREETSNMCVNGELSPLSPGSPLSSALFNGSQEEDISALSCNSPLAESFLGMHNQGLLKKTKSPYDEEHSHRLHDQRSELAEKRSELAVSPSLAEEEAVHPPVDLHRARTYNIQRRRQQDLHIMDYNEMHQEKT, encoded by the exons ATGGCCAAGGACCAGCCAAATGTCTTCGACCTCCTCCTGCTTCTGGAGTCCACAGATCTGCATGAGCTGGAGCAGGTCAGAAGTGTCCTACAGGAGAACCTTAGTGCAG ATAAAGGATCTGTGCTTCTCAATGGCCTCGTGGATTATTATCTGGACACCAGCTCTCCTCAGGCTGTGGACCTTCTGTCCTCCGTCAGGGAGCCTCATGACAAG CACCTCTTAGACAAGATGAACGAGTGCATGGCCAAGCCGAGCAGCAGGCTCCCAACCCTCAACCTCCTCGGTCATGTTGTACGCAAGCAGCCGTCATGGATTCACAAGATCACTCGCTTCCCTCTGCTTGCTTCACTACTTAAATGCCTCAAG ACTGAGTCAGATGTTGTGGTTCTTATAACTGGAGTGTTGGTGTTAGTCATCCTGTTACCCATGATACAACAGACCAGCAAACAGCTCCTGTTTGAGTTTTTCGACATCTTCGGACGACTTGCAGCTTGGAATCAGAGAAACCCAG GCCATGCTCAGGGAGCGTATGCAGTTCATCTGCACGCCAGCGTGTACTCGTTCTTTCACCGCCTCTACGGCATGTACCCCTGCAACTTTGTGTCCTACCTGCGTGCCCACTACAGCATGAAAGAGAACGTGGACACTTTTGAGGAAGTAgttaag CCGATGCTTGAACATGTGCGGATACATCCAGAGCTCGTTACTGGAACCAAAGACTATGAAGTCGACCCGATTAG GTGGAAGAGATTTGAGACCCATGACATTGTGATCGAATGTGCCAAAGTGTCCCTGGATCCTAAGGAAGCGTCTTGTGAGGAGGGCTACTCATCTCTTCCTGAACATGTGCCACGGCGCCCCATCGACAGCAGCAGGTCCTGCTCGGATCTCAGCACACAAG GAAGTTCATCTTTCAACTCTATGGCTATAGTTCGCCAGTCCCTTTCCCTTTCATTACCCCATCTGACAGTCACTCAGCACCCAGGCCTGCAGACCCCCAGTCTACAG GGTCTTGAGGCAGAGTCCTCAGGGATGAAGGAGGCCATGTGGAGCCCTTCCTCTGTGTGTGGGATGAGTACCCCTCCCAGCTCTAGAGGAATGTCTCCCACCACCGTCTCTGATCTGTCACACAGTGCCTCTAACGTCTTAGGGCGTGTCCCGAACACACCAG TGGATGGGAAGTGGACTCCGTCAGCCTCCACACCCTCAGGGTCCTCCCCTCTCCTATTGCTCTCCGGGGAACTCGAGCACACTGCCCAACCCACCAGCATTACTCTCCCTCTTCCTAAG ACAAATCAGGAGATTAAAAAAGGCAACCACGCAACTATCAATGGCACAG GTACGGGTGATGGGATCAGTCCTTTTTCTTTGACTGAGCTCTCTGACTTTGTAAAGaggacggagagagagaaagaggaag ATGCCATCACAGCGGAGTTGCTGACACTAACCCAGGGCAAACTGGATTCGCTCCGCACATCAGCCACGGACGCATCCTTTTCCAGCACCACTGAGGCACCCCTCGACTTAAACCCCAGCATTTATACCCTGCCTCGTAATCTGGCCTCCACCCCAGACACCATAAAAGCAGCAGAGCAGCAGCACATGTGGCCCTGTTTCACACCCATAGAGAACTCCTTGAGCCCAGCTGAAGACGCCTCCTTGGAGTTGTTTAAGGGCTCGTTTCCCTATGAGCATCTCTTCGACCTGGCCTTGCCAAAGCTGGCCTCTCTGTACATGGAGAAGAAGATCGCAGAGGCTCAGCTGAAGGCTGGCagagaggaggtggaggtgggggaTCTGTCCGCTACGTCTCCTCTAGAGGTGCTGGATCGTCTTATTGAGCAAGGCCATGAGCTTCatgaaaaagtgttaaaaag ataTCCTTCTTCGTCAAACCCCGCGGCCGAGCCACACCTTGGAGGTAAACATCATAGCACTAAAGGAAAAG GCTCAGGAGCCCCTGATGAGCTGACGCTTTTGCGCAGTCAGTTGCTGCTCCTGCACAACCATCTGCTGTATGAGCGGCACAAAAGAGAGCAGCACGCACTGCGCAACCGCCGCCTGCTCCGCCGTGTCATCAACGCCACTGCATTGGAGGAGCAGAACAACTCCATG AAGGCCCAGCTGAGGCTGCAGGAAGTGGAGATCCAGACTCTGCGGGTGAGTCTGCAGGAAGAGCAAAAACGCTCCAAGCATCTGCAGCAGGAAGGAGAGGCGCAGGTGCAGCAGCTCCACAGCCAGCTCCAGAAGGTCCAGCGTGAGAGGAACAACTTCTGTACCAAAACTCAGGAGCTACAG AGTGACCTGCAGGAAAGTAAGAAGAAAATGGGTGAGCTGGAGGCAGAGCTGCAGAGAGCCAATAACAAAGTGTGCAATACAGGACACCTGCTCAGCCAGCTGTCTATGAAG CTCAACAACAGTGAAAGCCTGGAGCAACAGATGGCCTTTTTGAACAAACAGTTGTTACTGCTGGGTGAAGCCAATAAAGTGTCCGTGCAGGAAGTCCAGCGCCTGGGACCAGACTCGTGTAAA GAGCAGAAGATGCTGCAGATGTGCTCCATGCGTGAGACCGAGCGGTTAAGACAGAGCTCCATTCAGCAGAGCCAGAGGTTGGAGGCAGCCCAGCAGCGCATCACTGACCTGGAGACCCAGCTCACCAAGAAGGAGCACCTCATCCTGGAGCAGAAGAAACTCCTGGAGAATGTCAAAAATCAGGCCAA AGGGCAGCTGCAAGCTTCTGAGAACAGGTATCTTGCTCAAAAGCATGTGACTCAGGCGCTACAATCAGAGATGCTCCAGCTGTACAGTCAGCTCGAGCTTGCCAGCCTCTCAAACAGCACACCAGCAGGAGGAGCAGCAGAACCAGACAGCCCTCTAAACCAGAG gCCGAACGGCAGCAACGCCTCCACTTCAGCTCAGACCTCAGAGTCAGGGAAAAGAGAGGAAACTTCTAACATGTGTGTGAACGGCGAGCTGTCGCCACTCTCTCCCGGATCCCCGCTATCCTCTGCACTGTTCAACGGTAGTCAGGAAGAAGACATTTCAGCCCTGTCCTGCAACTCTCCTTTGGCCGAAAGCTTCCTGGGAATGCACAACCAAGGGCTGCTGAAGAAGACGAAGAGTCCGTACGATGAAGAGCACAGCCACAGGCTTCATGACCAGAGATCGGAGCTTGCTGAGAAACGCTCAGAGCTCGCAGTGTCCCCGAGCCTGGCGGAGGAAGAAGCCGTCCACCCGCCTGTGGATCTGCACAGAGCTCGCACTTACAACATCCAGAGGCGCAGACAGCAGGACCTGCACATCATGGATTACAACGAGATGCACCAGGAGAAGACATAA
- the tsc1a gene encoding TSC complex subunit 1a isoform X2 yields the protein MAKDQPNVFDLLLLLESTDLHELEQVRSVLQENLSADKGSVLLNGLVDYYLDTSSPQAVDLLSSVREPHDKHLLDKMNECMAKPSSRLPTLNLLGHVVRKQPSWIHKITRFPLLASLLKCLKTESDVVVLITGVLVLVILLPMIQQTSKQLLFEFFDIFGRLAAWNQRNPGHAQGAYAVHLHASVYSFFHRLYGMYPCNFVSYLRAHYSMKENVDTFEEVVKPMLEHVRIHPELVTGTKDYEVDPIRWKRFETHDIVIECAKVSLDPKEASCEEGYSSLPEHVPRRPIDSSRSCSDLSTQGSSSFNSMAIVRQSLSLSLPHLTVTQHPGLQTPSLQGLEAESSGMKEAMWSPSSVCGMSTPPSSRGMSPTTVSDLSHSASNVLGRVPNTPVDGKWTPSASTPSGSSPLLLLSGELEHTAQPTSITLPLPKTNQEIKKGNHATINGTGTGDGISPFSLTELSDFVKRTEREKEEDAITAELLTLTQGKLDSLRTSATDASFSSTTEAPLDLNPSIYTLPRNLASTPDTIKAAEQQHMWPCFTPIENSLSPAEDASLELFKGSFPYEHLFDLALPKLASLYMEKKIAEAQLKAGREEVEVGDLSATSPLEVLDRLIEQGHELHEKVLKRYPSSSNPAAEPHLGGSGAPDELTLLRSQLLLLHNHLLYERHKREQHALRNRRLLRRVINATALEEQNNSMKAQLRLQEVEIQTLRVSLQEEQKRSKHLQQEGEAQVQQLHSQLQKVQRERNNFCTKTQELQSDLQESKKKMGELEAELQRANNKVCNTGHLLSQLSMKLNNSESLEQQMAFLNKQLLLLGEANKVSVQEVQRLGPDSCKEQKMLQMCSMRETERLRQSSIQQSQRLEAAQQRITDLETQLTKKEHLILEQKKLLENVKNQAKGQLQASENRYLAQKHVTQALQSEMLQLYSQLELASLSNSTPAGGAAEPDSPLNQRPNGSNASTSAQTSESGKREETSNMCVNGELSPLSPGSPLSSALFNGSQEEDISALSCNSPLAESFLGMHNQGLLKKTKSPYDEEHSHRLHDQRSELAEKRSELAVSPSLAEEEAVHPPVDLHRARTYNIQRRRQQDLHIMDYNEMHQEKT from the exons ATGGCCAAGGACCAGCCAAATGTCTTCGACCTCCTCCTGCTTCTGGAGTCCACAGATCTGCATGAGCTGGAGCAGGTCAGAAGTGTCCTACAGGAGAACCTTAGTGCAG ATAAAGGATCTGTGCTTCTCAATGGCCTCGTGGATTATTATCTGGACACCAGCTCTCCTCAGGCTGTGGACCTTCTGTCCTCCGTCAGGGAGCCTCATGACAAG CACCTCTTAGACAAGATGAACGAGTGCATGGCCAAGCCGAGCAGCAGGCTCCCAACCCTCAACCTCCTCGGTCATGTTGTACGCAAGCAGCCGTCATGGATTCACAAGATCACTCGCTTCCCTCTGCTTGCTTCACTACTTAAATGCCTCAAG ACTGAGTCAGATGTTGTGGTTCTTATAACTGGAGTGTTGGTGTTAGTCATCCTGTTACCCATGATACAACAGACCAGCAAACAGCTCCTGTTTGAGTTTTTCGACATCTTCGGACGACTTGCAGCTTGGAATCAGAGAAACCCAG GCCATGCTCAGGGAGCGTATGCAGTTCATCTGCACGCCAGCGTGTACTCGTTCTTTCACCGCCTCTACGGCATGTACCCCTGCAACTTTGTGTCCTACCTGCGTGCCCACTACAGCATGAAAGAGAACGTGGACACTTTTGAGGAAGTAgttaag CCGATGCTTGAACATGTGCGGATACATCCAGAGCTCGTTACTGGAACCAAAGACTATGAAGTCGACCCGATTAG GTGGAAGAGATTTGAGACCCATGACATTGTGATCGAATGTGCCAAAGTGTCCCTGGATCCTAAGGAAGCGTCTTGTGAGGAGGGCTACTCATCTCTTCCTGAACATGTGCCACGGCGCCCCATCGACAGCAGCAGGTCCTGCTCGGATCTCAGCACACAAG GAAGTTCATCTTTCAACTCTATGGCTATAGTTCGCCAGTCCCTTTCCCTTTCATTACCCCATCTGACAGTCACTCAGCACCCAGGCCTGCAGACCCCCAGTCTACAG GGTCTTGAGGCAGAGTCCTCAGGGATGAAGGAGGCCATGTGGAGCCCTTCCTCTGTGTGTGGGATGAGTACCCCTCCCAGCTCTAGAGGAATGTCTCCCACCACCGTCTCTGATCTGTCACACAGTGCCTCTAACGTCTTAGGGCGTGTCCCGAACACACCAG TGGATGGGAAGTGGACTCCGTCAGCCTCCACACCCTCAGGGTCCTCCCCTCTCCTATTGCTCTCCGGGGAACTCGAGCACACTGCCCAACCCACCAGCATTACTCTCCCTCTTCCTAAG ACAAATCAGGAGATTAAAAAAGGCAACCACGCAACTATCAATGGCACAG GTACGGGTGATGGGATCAGTCCTTTTTCTTTGACTGAGCTCTCTGACTTTGTAAAGaggacggagagagagaaagaggaag ATGCCATCACAGCGGAGTTGCTGACACTAACCCAGGGCAAACTGGATTCGCTCCGCACATCAGCCACGGACGCATCCTTTTCCAGCACCACTGAGGCACCCCTCGACTTAAACCCCAGCATTTATACCCTGCCTCGTAATCTGGCCTCCACCCCAGACACCATAAAAGCAGCAGAGCAGCAGCACATGTGGCCCTGTTTCACACCCATAGAGAACTCCTTGAGCCCAGCTGAAGACGCCTCCTTGGAGTTGTTTAAGGGCTCGTTTCCCTATGAGCATCTCTTCGACCTGGCCTTGCCAAAGCTGGCCTCTCTGTACATGGAGAAGAAGATCGCAGAGGCTCAGCTGAAGGCTGGCagagaggaggtggaggtgggggaTCTGTCCGCTACGTCTCCTCTAGAGGTGCTGGATCGTCTTATTGAGCAAGGCCATGAGCTTCatgaaaaagtgttaaaaag ataTCCTTCTTCGTCAAACCCCGCGGCCGAGCCACACCTTGGAG GCTCAGGAGCCCCTGATGAGCTGACGCTTTTGCGCAGTCAGTTGCTGCTCCTGCACAACCATCTGCTGTATGAGCGGCACAAAAGAGAGCAGCACGCACTGCGCAACCGCCGCCTGCTCCGCCGTGTCATCAACGCCACTGCATTGGAGGAGCAGAACAACTCCATG AAGGCCCAGCTGAGGCTGCAGGAAGTGGAGATCCAGACTCTGCGGGTGAGTCTGCAGGAAGAGCAAAAACGCTCCAAGCATCTGCAGCAGGAAGGAGAGGCGCAGGTGCAGCAGCTCCACAGCCAGCTCCAGAAGGTCCAGCGTGAGAGGAACAACTTCTGTACCAAAACTCAGGAGCTACAG AGTGACCTGCAGGAAAGTAAGAAGAAAATGGGTGAGCTGGAGGCAGAGCTGCAGAGAGCCAATAACAAAGTGTGCAATACAGGACACCTGCTCAGCCAGCTGTCTATGAAG CTCAACAACAGTGAAAGCCTGGAGCAACAGATGGCCTTTTTGAACAAACAGTTGTTACTGCTGGGTGAAGCCAATAAAGTGTCCGTGCAGGAAGTCCAGCGCCTGGGACCAGACTCGTGTAAA GAGCAGAAGATGCTGCAGATGTGCTCCATGCGTGAGACCGAGCGGTTAAGACAGAGCTCCATTCAGCAGAGCCAGAGGTTGGAGGCAGCCCAGCAGCGCATCACTGACCTGGAGACCCAGCTCACCAAGAAGGAGCACCTCATCCTGGAGCAGAAGAAACTCCTGGAGAATGTCAAAAATCAGGCCAA AGGGCAGCTGCAAGCTTCTGAGAACAGGTATCTTGCTCAAAAGCATGTGACTCAGGCGCTACAATCAGAGATGCTCCAGCTGTACAGTCAGCTCGAGCTTGCCAGCCTCTCAAACAGCACACCAGCAGGAGGAGCAGCAGAACCAGACAGCCCTCTAAACCAGAG gCCGAACGGCAGCAACGCCTCCACTTCAGCTCAGACCTCAGAGTCAGGGAAAAGAGAGGAAACTTCTAACATGTGTGTGAACGGCGAGCTGTCGCCACTCTCTCCCGGATCCCCGCTATCCTCTGCACTGTTCAACGGTAGTCAGGAAGAAGACATTTCAGCCCTGTCCTGCAACTCTCCTTTGGCCGAAAGCTTCCTGGGAATGCACAACCAAGGGCTGCTGAAGAAGACGAAGAGTCCGTACGATGAAGAGCACAGCCACAGGCTTCATGACCAGAGATCGGAGCTTGCTGAGAAACGCTCAGAGCTCGCAGTGTCCCCGAGCCTGGCGGAGGAAGAAGCCGTCCACCCGCCTGTGGATCTGCACAGAGCTCGCACTTACAACATCCAGAGGCGCAGACAGCAGGACCTGCACATCATGGATTACAACGAGATGCACCAGGAGAAGACATAA